The DNA window TGGTGGGCTATCTGCAGGAAAAAGAGAGAAAGGCGGCGCAGGCGGCCGCCGAGCAGGAGGCGTTGGGGAAAGGCTATCCGACGGTGATGCCGGAACTGGCGCTCAACTACTGATTATTCCGGTTTATCCGCCGCCCGTTGCGCCAGCCTGAGCGCTTTTTTCTGTTCGCGGCGCAGGCGGAAGAAATTGCTCAGGGTGGCGGCGCATTCGTCCGCCAGCACGCCCGAGACGATCTCCACCTGATGGTTCATGCCCGGATGGCGCAGAATGTCCACCAGCGAACCAGCAGCGCCGGTTTTCTCGTCGGCGGCGCCATACACCAGCCGACGGATGCGGCTGTGCACCATCGCGCCGGCGCACATCACACAGGGCTCCAGCGTGACGTACAGCGTGGCGTTCAGCAGGCGATAATTTTGCAGCACCGCGCCGCCCTGGCGCAGCGCCATGATCTCGGCGTGTGCGGTAGGATCGTGGCGGCCTATCGGCCGGTTCCAGCCCTCGCCGATGACCTGATTGTCCAGCACCAGCAGCGCACCCACCGGCACCTCGCCCTCTTCCTGCGCGCGCAGGGCCAACCGCAATGCCTGACGCATCCAGTATTCATCGTTATATTCAGTCATCGCATAATTCCTCGTGCGCTTTTGCGGCGGGCATTATACACACTAGCCCCACTTTGTCGTAACCGCGCGACAATGGCTATACTGGCCGAATCAGCAGGTGATTCAGGGACAAGAAACATGAAACTCAGTAAAAAGAACGCCGTCGTGGTGCGCAAGGCGCTGGACGGCTGGGTCG is part of the Serratia surfactantfaciens genome and encodes:
- the tadA gene encoding tRNA adenosine(34) deaminase TadA: MTEYNDEYWMRQALRLALRAQEEGEVPVGALLVLDNQVIGEGWNRPIGRHDPTAHAEIMALRQGGAVLQNYRLLNATLYVTLEPCVMCAGAMVHSRIRRLVYGAADEKTGAAGSLVDILRHPGMNHQVEIVSGVLADECAATLSNFFRLRREQKKALRLAQRAADKPE